CAGTTATCCAATTGGTGGCGTCGTGAATGACGCTTTCCAGGGCCTCGCGGGTGCGGGCCTGGGCGGTGCGCAGCCAGGTTTTGAGCTTGCTGAAGGCGAGTTCGATGGGATTGAAATCGGGCGAGTAGGGCGGCAAATACAGCAGGCGGGCCCCGCGGGCTTCGACGAGCTCGGTCAGCCCGGCCACTTTGTGGGCCGGCAGGTTGTCGAGCACGACCACGTCGCCGGGCCGCAACGTGGGGCCGAGCACCTGGTCGAGGTAGGCGGCAAACACGTCCCCGTTGACGGCCCCGCTCAGGGTCATGACCGCTTGCAACCCGTTCGGCGTCAGCGCCGCCACCAGCGTCACGTTGGGCCCGCCGTGCAGGGGCGTGGCCTGGCGGGCGCGCTGCCCGCCTTCGGCCCGGGCGTAGCGGCGGCAATACGTCAGGTTAGTGCTGGTCTCGTCCACGAACTTAAAACAGGTAAAATCCTCGGCTTGCAGCGCCTCTACAAAAGCTCGGCGCAGCTCCTTCACCCGTTGCGTGTCGCGTTCGGCGGCATGGACGCTCTTTTTTTTCGCCGCCAATCCAGTGCCTGCACCGCCCGCCAGAGTGTGGTCTGGCTCACTGCCGGACCGCCGATGGCGGCCAGCCAAATACACAATTCCGCCAACGTGGCATCGGGCTCCTGGCGCAAACAGGCCGCCAGCTGCGCTTGGGCCGCCGCGTTCAGAAACGGCGCTGGCCCACTGCGTTGCGGCAAAGCAGCCACGGAACCGCTCGTGCGCTGGCGTCGGCGCAACTTGCGCACAAACGAATCCGACACGCTGAACTGCGCGGCCACTTCGCCAATCGTGCGGCTACCTTGCTGGCAAGCGGCCGCCACGCGTTCGCGCAAGTCAGTAGAATAAGCTTTCATGAACGGAATGTACGTTATAGCCTGTACACAAACCTGAAGTTTGCTCTAACTTGGAGCTTGAGCTGTTCGCGCAACGGCTTAGAGTGCTGAATGAGGCAGAAGCATTAGGCATACCGGATATTGATAAGCGGCTGATTTGGGAAGATGGAAAACACGCGTAACGTAATTCATTGATTTTGGCTGAAATTCAACCAGTTCGCGGCTGGCGCTACAACGCGGCCCTGAGCGCTGAGATTGACGCGGTGGTGTCGCCGCTCTTTGATGTGGTGAGCCCGCGCCAGCGCGAGGCCCTGTACCAGCACCCGCTCAACTCCATTCACCTCTCGGTGCCCCGCGCCGAGGGCCCGCTGGCCCCTGTGGCGGCCGCCGCCCGCCGCCTGGCCCGGTGGCAGGCCGAAGGGGTGCTGCGCCAGGACGGGCTGCCCGGCATTTACGTGTACTACCAGTACTTTCGGCTGCCGGGCGAAGCGCGCGAGCGCTGCCGCAAGGGCTTTATGTGCCACATCCGGGCCTACGACTGGGCCGAGGGCGTGGTGCTGCGTCACGAAAACACGCTGCCCGCCGCCGTCAACGACCGCGCCGAGCTGCTGGCCGAGCTGCAGTTTCAGACCAGCGCCACCCACGGGCTGTACCGCGACGAAGACTTTGAGCTGGAAAAATGGCTGGATGAGGCCATTGCCGACCCGCTCTGCCAGACGGAGGAAGACTACCAGGGCGCGCGCGACGTGCTGGCCGTGATTCAGGACGCGGCTGTTATCCGGCGCTTTCAGCAGGTGCTGGCCGGGCGGCAGGTAATTCTGGCCGATGGCCACCACCGCTACGAAGGCTCGCTGGCTTACCGGCAGGCCCGGGAGCTGGCCGCGGGGCCGGGCGGCAGCACCGGCCGCGAGCCCTGGAACTACCACCTGATGTACCTCACCAACGCGGCCAGCGACGACCTGCGCATCCTGCCCACGCACCGCCTGCTGCTGGAGCTGCCCGGGGGGCTGTCCGACGACCAGCTGCTGGCCCGGCTGGCGGTTTATTTTACCGTGCTGCCCCAGCCCGAGGCCCAGGACCTGCCCGAGCTGATTGCCGGCAAGCGCTGGGCGTTTGGGCTGTACCTGCCCGGCGGGGCCTACAAGCTGCGCCTGCGCCCCGAGGTGCACGCCCAGCTCGACTGGCCGACCACGCCCGAAGTAAAAGACCTCGACCTGACGGTGCTGCACTTTTTCGTGCTCGAAAAGGTGCTGGGTATTGTGGGCTCCGAGGCGCAGCGCAGCTGGCCGGGCGTGGCCTACGTGCGCGGCCTGGCCGAGTGCCTGCAGCGGGTGGACCGGGGCGAAGCCCGGGCGGCCTTTCTGACCAGCGAAGTGACGATGGCCCAGGTGGCGGCCGTGTGCCACTCGGGGGCAGTGATGCCGGCCAAATCCACCTTTTTCTACCCCAAGACCCTGGCCGGCCTGCTCTTTACCGACCTGCATGAGCGGGCAGAATCGGTGTTTGAGGCGTATTTTCAAGCGGGTGCCGACGAGCAGCCGGCTACCCCGGCGGCGAGCGGCCGCCCGTTCGTTGGGTAAGCCATGAAGCCCGCAGACCCCCATGCCCCCGCCGCCCG
The sequence above is drawn from the Hymenobacter baengnokdamensis genome and encodes:
- a CDS encoding IS630 family transposase; amino-acid sequence: MAAKKKSVHAAERDTQRVKELRRAFVEALQAEDFTCFKFVDETSTNLTYCRRYARAEGGQRARQATPLHGGPNVTLVAALTPNGLQAVMTLSGAVNGDVFAAYLDQVLGPTLRPGDVVVLDNLPAHKVAGLTELVEARGARLLYLPPYSPDFNPIELAFSKLKTWLRTAQARTREALESVIHDATNWITELDAKNWFDHCGYHVH
- a CDS encoding transposase, with the protein product MKAYSTDLRERVAAACQQGSRTIGEVAAQFSVSDSFVRKLRRRQRTSGSVAALPQRSGPAPFLNAAAQAQLAACLRQEPDATLAELCIWLAAIGGPAVSQTTLWRAVQALDWRRKKRASMPPNATRNG
- a CDS encoding DUF1015 domain-containing protein, giving the protein MAEIQPVRGWRYNAALSAEIDAVVSPLFDVVSPRQREALYQHPLNSIHLSVPRAEGPLAPVAAAARRLARWQAEGVLRQDGLPGIYVYYQYFRLPGEARERCRKGFMCHIRAYDWAEGVVLRHENTLPAAVNDRAELLAELQFQTSATHGLYRDEDFELEKWLDEAIADPLCQTEEDYQGARDVLAVIQDAAVIRRFQQVLAGRQVILADGHHRYEGSLAYRQARELAAGPGGSTGREPWNYHLMYLTNAASDDLRILPTHRLLLELPGGLSDDQLLARLAVYFTVLPQPEAQDLPELIAGKRWAFGLYLPGGAYKLRLRPEVHAQLDWPTTPEVKDLDLTVLHFFVLEKVLGIVGSEAQRSWPGVAYVRGLAECLQRVDRGEARAAFLTSEVTMAQVAAVCHSGAVMPAKSTFFYPKTLAGLLFTDLHERAESVFEAYFQAGADEQPATPAASGRPFVG